The following proteins are encoded in a genomic region of Desulfuromonadales bacterium:
- the mraY gene encoding phospho-N-acetylmuramoyl-pentapeptide-transferase has protein sequence MLYHLLYPLHTEFSALYVFRFITFRTIYATITALVISFIFGPWLINKLSSLQIGQTIRKLGPESHFKKEGTPTMGGALILLAIVLPTLLWADLTNVYVWVVLLVTVGYGVIGFIDDYRKVKLKNSDGISPRQKMFWQLLIALTAGWLLYIYPPFQTTLTVPFLKAVSPDLGMFYIPFAMLVIVGASNAVNLTDGLDGLAIGPMIIASATYLLFAYVTGHARVAEYLQISSVQGAGELSVLCGSMVGAGLGFLWFNSYPAQVFMGDVGSLSLGGALGTIAVITKQEIVLVIVGGIFVMEALSVIFQVTSFRLYGKRIFRMAPIHHHFELKGWPEPKIIVRFWIISIILALVALSTLKLR, from the coding sequence ATGCTCTATCACCTTCTCTATCCACTGCATACCGAATTCTCGGCCCTCTACGTGTTTCGCTTCATCACGTTCCGGACCATCTATGCCACCATCACGGCGCTGGTGATTTCGTTCATCTTCGGCCCCTGGCTGATCAACAAGCTCTCCAGCCTGCAGATCGGCCAAACGATCCGCAAGCTGGGACCCGAGTCGCATTTCAAGAAAGAGGGAACGCCGACCATGGGTGGCGCCCTGATTCTGCTGGCGATCGTCCTGCCGACTCTGCTCTGGGCCGACCTGACCAACGTCTACGTCTGGGTGGTGCTGCTGGTGACAGTCGGTTACGGCGTGATCGGCTTCATCGATGATTACCGCAAGGTGAAGCTGAAAAACAGCGACGGCATCTCGCCCCGGCAGAAGATGTTCTGGCAGCTGCTGATCGCGCTGACGGCAGGGTGGCTGCTCTACATCTATCCGCCGTTCCAGACGACGCTGACCGTCCCCTTCCTGAAGGCGGTGAGTCCCGATCTGGGGATGTTCTACATCCCCTTCGCCATGCTGGTCATCGTCGGGGCGAGTAACGCCGTCAACCTGACCGACGGCCTGGACGGGCTGGCGATCGGGCCGATGATCATCGCCTCGGCCACCTATCTGCTCTTCGCCTACGTCACCGGCCACGCCCGGGTGGCCGAATACCTGCAGATCAGCAGCGTCCAGGGGGCGGGCGAGCTTTCCGTGCTGTGCGGCTCGATGGTCGGGGCCGGCCTCGGTTTTCTCTGGTTCAACAGCTATCCCGCGCAGGTGTTCATGGGGGATGTCGGATCGCTTTCACTGGGCGGGGCGCTTGGCACCATCGCGGTGATCACCAAGCAGGAGATCGTCCTGGTCATCGTCGGCGGCATCTTCGTCATGGAAGCCCTTTCGGTGATCTTCCAGGTGACCTCGTTCCGGCTCTACGGCAAGAGAATTTTCCGCATGGCGCCGATCCATCACCATTTCGAGCTCAAGGGGTGGCCCGAGCCGAAGATCATCGTGCGGTTCTGGATCATCAGCATCATTCTGGCCCTGGTGGCCCTGTCGACGCTGAAGTTGAGGTAA